Genomic DNA from Elusimicrobiota bacterium:
GAATACAAATAATCATATCGCTCTTTCACCGATGCGTTATACCAGTTTGGGTTTCTGCCGTGAAACCTGAAATAGGCAATATCAGATGTAACTTCATACTGGGTCGGCATTAGCCGTTCCTGTTTCGGCTCGTCCACAATACAAAATCCGAGGTTGTTTCTTCTCAAAAAGTTAAATGTCTCGGGTGTTGCCCATTGATTATTCCTGAATTCAATTACCAGCGGTATGTCGTAGAAGTGTTGCTTGCACTCCAAAATGTAATTTTTTGTTTCCTCCGACGGCTTGAAAAATACCGGGAACTGCAACAGCACACAGCCGAGTTTGTTAACTTCTCTCAATGGGTTGAGTGAACGAACAAATTTTGGGCAGTCGTCTAACGCCTGCTTTTTCGTCGGCTTTTTCATTTCCAGTCGGTAATCAAATGGGTCGTGGGTTATCCCGTGGTATGTCTTCACTACAAATTCAAAGTGCTTCTCTGTGTTTTTTGCCATGCTCTCAAAAATATTCGGTGTTGCCAGTCTGTAATATGTGGAATTTATCTCCACACAGTCAAATCCAAGTTCCTGCTCGTAGGATTTCAGAAGATTTTTTGGATGGAGTTTCTGCGGATAAACACTGCCTCGCCAGTCGGGATAGGAAAAACCAGAAGTGCCAAGTTTAAGCATATAACAAAGTGGGGTGGTCAGCACAAAGAGATTTGGCACTCCAGTAACAACTTTTTTGTGTCAGTTGCCTACACCGACAGTTGAACTGAATTCAGACAGGACTTTGAGTCCTTTGTTCTAATGCCCGAGTTTTTTCAATCTTTACTCGGTACTTGAACCCGTGCCTAACCACCCCATAAAATAATTTACCATTTTATACTGAATGATATTCTATGTATATCCCCCAA
This window encodes:
- a CDS encoding DUF72 domain-containing protein — protein: MLKLGTSGFSYPDWRGSVYPQKLHPKNLLKSYEQELGFDCVEINSTYYRLATPNIFESMAKNTEKHFEFVVKTYHGITHDPFDYRLEMKKPTKKQALDDCPKFVRSLNPLREVNKLGCVLLQFPVFFKPSEETKNYILECKQHFYDIPLVIEFRNNQWATPETFNFLRRNNLGFCIVDEPKQERLMPTQYEVTSDIAYFRFHGRNPNWYNASVKERYDYLYSDNELKEFVPHIKEMSQKAKKTYLFFNNCTNGQSVKNAQTLKKMLNIKTEKHTLF